In Drosophila pseudoobscura strain MV-25-SWS-2005 chromosome 4, UCI_Dpse_MV25, whole genome shotgun sequence, the following proteins share a genomic window:
- the LOC4818072 gene encoding transforming growth factor beta-1-induced transcript 1 protein-like has protein sequence MTENIVCHKCNQAITKRMVTALGKTWHPEHFLCRHCEQPIDDAAFNIQDGEPVCTKCFIERYTHTCAGCKKPILERTIVAMGENWHEECFCCGGACKKPLSNQPFFERGGKAYCKQDYENLFADKCAKCEQPITTSAIVAMNVKWHHDCFRCNRCSNPITTPNFTVEGGQPICPACD, from the coding sequence ATGACTGAGAATATTGTGTGCCACAAGTGCAACCAGGCCATCACCAAGCGGATGGTCACTGCTTTGGGCAAGACCTGGCATCCGGAGCACTTCCTCTGCCGCCACTGCGAGCAGCCGATCGACGATGCCGCCTTCAACATCCAGGACGGAGAGCCCGTCTGCACCAAGTGCTTCATCGAGCGTTATACCCACACCTGTGCCGGCTGCAAGAAGCCGATCCTGGAGCGCACCATCGTCGCCATGGGCGAGAACTGGCACGAGGAATGCTTCTGCTGTGGCGGCGCCTGCAAGAAGCCGCTGTCCAACCAGCCCTTCTTTGAGCGGGGAGGCAAGGCCTACTGCAAGCAGGACTACGAGAACCTCTTCGCCGACAAGTGTGCCAAGTGCGAGCAGCCGATCACCACCAGCGCCATCGTCGCCATGAACGTCAAGTGGCACCACGACTGCTTCCGATGCAACCGCTGCAGCAATCCCATTACCACACCGAACTTCACCGTCGAAGGGGGCCAGCCGATCTGTCCCGCCTGCGACTGA
- the LOC4818002 gene encoding uncharacterized protein, with amino-acid sequence SVPGVDHKTSTKTGHERKRYHREETQVKLECYGRSCHKHINQQISNNMGNSIDRKVSPTPTPSPIETIKPKEQEQVVEQQPEAPKLDTNLPLQLFCYRQQLPAKNHHTMKWATAKLLLTEELLKLQQTHRPRAPRCPWENYEATMLTDEEDADGNQENRAPNNDDLSRELSTLKSYRMELRETILKVAHKKKTKTSQKKLKRLNRRTLISSKKPSNKAKEPHKPLYNEWLLGEDEPESPLQADSLQDGSPVMVDLPAASARDSLASGGHPH; translated from the exons TCCGTGCCAGGTGTTGACCATAAAACATCGACCAAGACAGGACATGAAAGAAAGCGATACCATAGGGAAGAAACGCAGGTAAAGCTCGAGTGCTATGGGCGCAG CTGTCACAAACATATTAACCAGCAAATCAGCAACAACATGGGCAACAGTATCGATCGCAAGGTATcacccacgcccactcccAGCCCCATCGAGACCATCAAGCCGAAAGAGCAAGAACAAGTCGTGGAACAGCAGCCGGAGGCGCCAAAGCTTGATACCAATCTGCCTCTGCAACTGTTCTGCTATCGCCAGCAGTTGCCGGCCAAGAACCATCATACGATGAAGTGGGCCACAGCCAAGCTGCTGCTCACAGAGGAGCTGCTCAAGCTGCAGCAGACCCATCGTCCCAGGGCTCCCCGCTGTCCCTGGGAAAACTATGAGGCGACGATGCTAACGGACGAGGAGGATGCCGATGGCAACCAGGAGAACAGAGCTCCCAACAATGATGACCTCTCCCGAGAGCTGAGCACTTTAAAGAGCTATCGCATGGAATTGCGGGAAACCATCCTCAAGGTGGCCCACAAAAAGAAGACCAAGACCTCGCAGAAGAAACTGAAGCGTCTGAATCGCCGCACCCTGATCTCCTCGAAGAAGCCCAGCAACAAGGCGAAGGAGCCACATAAGCCTCTATATAATGAATGGCTCCTGGGCGAAGACGAGCCGGAAAGCCCCCTACAAGCAGACTCACTGCAAGATGGGAGTCCCGTGATGGTGGACCTCCCTGCAGCATCAGCAAGGGACTCCCTCGCATCTGGGGGTCATCCCCATTGA
- the LOC4817880 gene encoding uncharacterized protein: MDKAQTKQLLMYRTPNEAHNQIFIFNSPIDYKDQQLIVYQRPGVLCGENGFGYCVVYKRDHYILNNPPNFQSPTKRSFLNECIRQLYLMNGLVHKLYWGSSSASLATPRELWHQVDSCLQPERITKKIESLKRVKRQLFREPRCGRKTTKPVRGKVWGTQVFSFRPMREKIGRRHIRRGFLRPARQTVLQQMICENLKREMVCSPAVCQTVISAAEGIFNVNASVISDICSYHNNAARHQPAVECRLTSGQVRLRNNEACRLTQRAKRLEEMFIHEQVRRAVQNHQLILEESVRSIFYAKELFRLIEDHEEFVCTDKQILCRR, translated from the coding sequence ATGGACAAAGCGCAGACCAAGCAATTGCTGATGTACCGCACGCCCAATGAGGCGCACAATCAGATCTTCATATTCAACTCTCCGATTGACTATAAGGACCAGCAGTTGATTGTGTACCAGCGTCCAGGCGTCCTGTGTGGAGAGAACGGCTTTGGCTATTGTGTCGTTTACAAGCGGGATCACTATATCCTAAACAATCCGCCCAACTTCCAGAGCCCCACCAAGAGGAGCTTTCTCAACGAGTGCATCCGTCAGCTGTATCTGATGAACGGTCTGGTTCACAAGCTGTACTGGGGTTCCTCGAGTGCCTCGCTGGCCACGCCTCGCGAGCTGTGGCACCAGGTGGACAGTTGTCTGCAGCCAGAGCGGATCACCAAGAAGATCGAGAGCCTGAAGCGGGTGAAGCGACAACTGTTCCGGGAGCCAAGATGTGGACGCAAGACCACAAAGCCGGTGCGCGGCAAAGTGTGGGGCACCCAGGTTTTCAGCTTTCGTCCAATGCGCGAGAAGATCGGACGGCGACACATACGTCGTGGCTTCCTGAGGCCCGCCCGCCAGACGGTGCTCCAGCAAATGATCTGCGAGAACCTGAAGCGCGAGATGGTTTGCTCGCCGGCCGTCTGCCAGACCGTGATAAGTGCCGCTGAGGGCATCTTCAATGTGAACGCAAGCGTCATCAGCGACATCTGCAGCTACCACAACAATGCGGCCCGCCATCAGCCTGCCGTGGAGTGCCGTCTTACATCCGGACAGGTGAGGCTGAGAAACAATGAGGCCTGTCGGCTCACGCAGCGAGCCAAGCGTTTGGAGGAAATGTTCATACACGAACAGGTGCGTCGCGCCGTCCAGAACCATCAGCTCATTTTGGAGGAGTCGGTTCGCTCGATTTTCTATGCGAAGGAACTGTTTCGCCTCATCGAGGATCACGAGGAGTTCGTCTGCACCGACAAACAGATACTGTGTCGGCGTTGA
- the Oscillin gene encoding glucosamine-6-phosphate isomerase isoform X2 codes for MRLVILETSQSVGKWAAKYVMKRINDFQPGPNRYFVLGLPTGSTPLGMYKELIEFHKQGKVSFQYVKTFNMDEYVGLPRDHQESYHFFMWHNFFKHIDIEPQNVHILNGNAPDLVAECNKFEEQIKEAGGVELFIGGIGPDGHIAFNEPGSSLVSRTRVKTLAQDTLEANARFFDNDMSKVPKQALTVGVGTVMDSKEVMILITGAHKAFALYKAIEEGVNHMWTVSAFQQHANTLMICDEDATLELRVKTVKYFKSLMDVHSKLIEQQKTT; via the exons ATGAGATTGGTTATATTGGAAACgagccaatcggttggcaagTGGGCAGCCAAGTATGTGATGAAGCGCATCAATGACTTCCAGCCGGGTCCGAACAG ATACTTTGTACTGGGCCTGCCTACTGGCTCTACCCCGCTGGGAATGTACAAGGAGCTCATTGAATTCCACAAGCAGGGAAAGGTCTCCTTTCAGTATGTAAAGACCTTCAACATGGATGAGTACGTGG GTCTCCCCAGAGATCACCAGGAGAGCTATCACTTCTTTATGTGGCACAACTTCTTCAAGCACATTGATATAGAACCACAAAATGTCCATATATTGAATGGAAATGCTCCCGATCTGGTGGCCGAGTGCAACAAGTTCGAAGAGCAGATCAAGGAGGCCGGCGGCGTGGAGCTGTTTATTGGCGGCATTGGTCCTGATGGTCACATCGCCTTCAATGAGCCGGGATCGTCGCTGGTCTCACGTACGCGTGTGAAGACCCTGGCGCAGGATACGCTGGAAGCGAATGCCCGGTTCTTCGACAACGACATGAGCAAGGTGCCCAAGCAGGCTCTCACAGTTGGCGTTGGCACTGTGATGGACTCTAAGGAGGTGATGATTCTCATTACGGGCGCCCACAAAGCCTTTGCCCTGTACAAGGCCATCGAGGAGGGCGTCAACCATATGTGGACGGTCAGCGCCTTCCAGCAGCATGCCAACACACTGATGATCTGCGACGAGGATGCCACGCTGGAGCTGCGTGTCAAGACTGTGAAGTACTTCAAG AGCCTGATGGATGTGCATTCCAAGTTAATAGAGCAACAGAAGACGACGTAA
- the Oscillin gene encoding glucosamine-6-phosphate isomerase isoform X3, translating to MRLVILETSQSVGKWAAKYVMKRINDFQPGPNRYFVLGLPTGSTPLGMYKELIEFHKQGKVSFQYVKTFNMDEYVGLPRDHQESYHFFMWHNFFKHIDIEPQNVHILNGNAPDLVAECNKFEEQIKEAGGVELFIGGIGPDGHIAFNEPGSSLVSRTRVKTLAQDTLEANARFFDNDMSKVPKQALTVGVGTVMDSKEVMILITGAHKAFALYKAIEEGVNHMWTVSAFQQHANTLMICDEDATLELRVKTVKYFKMIKQNEI from the exons ATGAGATTGGTTATATTGGAAACgagccaatcggttggcaagTGGGCAGCCAAGTATGTGATGAAGCGCATCAATGACTTCCAGCCGGGTCCGAACAG ATACTTTGTACTGGGCCTGCCTACTGGCTCTACCCCGCTGGGAATGTACAAGGAGCTCATTGAATTCCACAAGCAGGGAAAGGTCTCCTTTCAGTATGTAAAGACCTTCAACATGGATGAGTACGTGG GTCTCCCCAGAGATCACCAGGAGAGCTATCACTTCTTTATGTGGCACAACTTCTTCAAGCACATTGATATAGAACCACAAAATGTCCATATATTGAATGGAAATGCTCCCGATCTGGTGGCCGAGTGCAACAAGTTCGAAGAGCAGATCAAGGAGGCCGGCGGCGTGGAGCTGTTTATTGGCGGCATTGGTCCTGATGGTCACATCGCCTTCAATGAGCCGGGATCGTCGCTGGTCTCACGTACGCGTGTGAAGACCCTGGCGCAGGATACGCTGGAAGCGAATGCCCGGTTCTTCGACAACGACATGAGCAAGGTGCCCAAGCAGGCTCTCACAGTTGGCGTTGGCACTGTGATGGACTCTAAGGAGGTGATGATTCTCATTACGGGCGCCCACAAAGCCTTTGCCCTGTACAAGGCCATCGAGGAGGGCGTCAACCATATGTGGACGGTCAGCGCCTTCCAGCAGCATGCCAACACACTGATGATCTGCGACGAGGATGCCACGCTGGAGCTGCGTGTCAAGACTGTGAAGTACTTCAAG ATGATTaagcaaaatgaaatataa
- the Oscillin gene encoding glucosamine-6-phosphate isomerase isoform X1 → MRLVILETSQSVGKWAAKYVMKRINDFQPGPNRYFVLGLPTGSTPLGMYKELIEFHKQGKVSFQYVKTFNMDEYVGLPRDHQESYHFFMWHNFFKHIDIEPQNVHILNGNAPDLVAECNKFEEQIKEAGGVELFIGGIGPDGHIAFNEPGSSLVSRTRVKTLAQDTLEANARFFDNDMSKVPKQALTVGVGTVMDSKEVMILITGAHKAFALYKAIEEGVNHMWTVSAFQQHANTLMICDEDATLELRVKTVKYFKGILRDIDEGAAIQDGYKN, encoded by the exons ATGAGATTGGTTATATTGGAAACgagccaatcggttggcaagTGGGCAGCCAAGTATGTGATGAAGCGCATCAATGACTTCCAGCCGGGTCCGAACAG ATACTTTGTACTGGGCCTGCCTACTGGCTCTACCCCGCTGGGAATGTACAAGGAGCTCATTGAATTCCACAAGCAGGGAAAGGTCTCCTTTCAGTATGTAAAGACCTTCAACATGGATGAGTACGTGG GTCTCCCCAGAGATCACCAGGAGAGCTATCACTTCTTTATGTGGCACAACTTCTTCAAGCACATTGATATAGAACCACAAAATGTCCATATATTGAATGGAAATGCTCCCGATCTGGTGGCCGAGTGCAACAAGTTCGAAGAGCAGATCAAGGAGGCCGGCGGCGTGGAGCTGTTTATTGGCGGCATTGGTCCTGATGGTCACATCGCCTTCAATGAGCCGGGATCGTCGCTGGTCTCACGTACGCGTGTGAAGACCCTGGCGCAGGATACGCTGGAAGCGAATGCCCGGTTCTTCGACAACGACATGAGCAAGGTGCCCAAGCAGGCTCTCACAGTTGGCGTTGGCACTGTGATGGACTCTAAGGAGGTGATGATTCTCATTACGGGCGCCCACAAAGCCTTTGCCCTGTACAAGGCCATCGAGGAGGGCGTCAACCATATGTGGACGGTCAGCGCCTTCCAGCAGCATGCCAACACACTGATGATCTGCGACGAGGATGCCACGCTGGAGCTGCGTGTCAAGACTGTGAAGTACTTCAAG GGCATTCTTCGAGATATAGACGAAGGCGCCGCCATACAGGATGGTTACAAAAACTGA
- the Lam gene encoding lamin Dm0 translates to MSSKTRRASAATPQPGSTSTPLPPNVGPVPQQQQQASSPLSPTRHSRVAEKVELQNLNDRLATYIDRVRNLETENTRLTIEVQTSRDTTTRETTNLKNIYEGELVETRRMLDETARDKARAEIDLKRIWEENEELKANLNKLNKECSTAEGNARMYESRANELSNKYNQAAAERKKAIDDLKEALKELERLRKQFDEARKNLESETLTRVDLENTIQSLREELSFKDQIHVQEINDSRRLRQTEYSEIDGRLSSEYDAKLKQSLQDLRAQYEEQMRINRDDIESLYEDKIRRLQETAARTNNSTHKSIEEQRTTRVRIDGLNAKISDLEQTNSMLNGRIRELEHQLDNDRERHSQEVAMLERELIRLRDEMTQQLQEYQDLMDIKVSLDLEIAAYDKLLMGEEHRLNITPSNTATVQSFSQSLRSSTRATPSRRTPSGALKRKRTFVDESEDRSVSDYYVSASAKGNIEIKEIDPEGKFVKIFNKGNEEVAIGGWQLQRIVNENGPSNTYKFHRSVKIDANAYVTVWSVDSKATHEPPTNIVMKQQKWITGDNTKTILLNIDGETVANLDRIKRIVSTHVSSSRQSRRRSISAVDGNEQLYHQQGDPLQSAEKCAIM, encoded by the exons ATGTCGAGCAAAACCCGACGTGCTAGCGCCGCCACGCCGCAGCCCGGCAGCACCTCGACCCCACTGCCGCCCAATGTGGGACCCGtgcctcagcagcagcagcaagcctCGAGCCCGCTCAGTCCCACACGGCACTCCCGCGTGGCTGAGAAGGTGGAGCTGCAGAATCTGAACGACCGCCTGGCCACCTACATTGATCGCGTGCGCAACTTGGAGACGGAGAACACTCGCCTCACCATCGAGGTGCAGACCAGCCGCGACACCACCACCCGGGAGACCACGAACCTCAAGAACATCTACGAGGGCGAGCTGGTCGAGACGCGCCGTATGCTAGATGAGACGGCACGGGACAAGGCCCGCGCTGAGATCGATCTCAAGCGGATATGGGAGGAGAACGAAGAGCTCAAGGCCAATTTGAACAAGTTGAACAAGGAGTGCAGCACGGCCGAGG GCAATGCCCGCATGTACGAGTCGCGTGCCAATGAGCTGAGCAACAAATACAACCAGGCCGCTGCCGAACGGAAGAAGGCTATTGATGATCTAAAGGAGGCGCTCAAGGAGTTGGAGCGGCTACGCAAGCAGTTTGATGAGGCGCGCAAGAACCTGGAGTCTGAGACCCTGACTCGCGTCGACCTGGAGAACACCATCCAGAGCCTGCGCGAGGAGCTCTCCTTCAAGGATCAGATTCATGTGCAGGAGATCAACGACTCGCGTCGCCTGCGGCAGACGGAGTATAGCGAGATCGACGGCCGCCTTTCGTCCGAGTACGATGCCAAGCTCAAGCAATCTCTGCAGGATCTGCGTGCCCAGTACGAGGAACAGATGCGCATCAATCGCGATGACATCGAGAGCCTGTACGAGGACAAGATCCGCCGCTTGCAGGAGACCGCTGCTCGTACCAACAACTCCACGCACAAGTCCATCGAGGAGCAGCGCACCACTCGTGTGCGCATTGACGGCCTCAATGCCAAGATCAGCGATCTGGAGCAGACTAATTCAATGCTGAACGGACGCATACGCGAGCTGGAGCATCAGCTGGATAACGATCGCGAGCGTCACAGCCAGGAAGTGGCCATGCTCGAGAGGGAGCTCATCCGCTTGCGGGACGAGATGacccagcagctgcaggagtACCAGGACCTCATGGACATCAAGGTTTCGTTGGATTTGGAAATTGCCGCCTACGACAAGCTACTCATGGGCGAGGAGCATCGCCTGAACATAACACCGTCCAACACGGCCACCGTTCAGTCCTTCAGTCAATCGCTTCGCAGCAGCACCCGCGCTACGCCGTCGCGCCGCACACCATCTGGTGCGCTGAAGCGCAAGCGCACTTTTGTGGACGAGTCGGAGGATCGCAGCGTCTCGGACTACTATGTGTCGGCCAGTGCCAAGGGTAATATTGAAATTAAGGAAATCGATCCGGAGGGCAAGTTCGTGAAGATCTTCAACAAGGGCAACGAAGAGGTGGCCATCGGCGGCTGGCAGCTGCAGCGCATAGTAAACGAGAATGGGCCATCGAACACGTACAAGTTCCATCGCTCCGTGAAGATCGACGCGAATGCATATGTGACTGTATGGTCGGTGGATAGCAAAGCCACGCACGAGCCGCCCACCAACATTGTGATGAAGCAACAAAAGTGGATAACCGGCGACAACACCAAGACGATTCTGCTGAATATTGACGGCGAGACTGTGGCCAATTTGGATCGCATCAAGCGGATTGTTTCCACCCATGTTTCCTCTTCCCGTCAGAGTCGCCGTCGCAGTATCAGCGCGGTCGATGGCAACGAGCAGCTCTACCACCAGCAGGGTGATCCCCTGCAGTCCGCCGAGAAGTGTGCCATTATGTAA
- the Hel25E gene encoding ATP-dependent RNA helicase WM6 produces MADNDDLLDYEDEEQTETTAVENQEAPKKDVKGTYVSIHSSGFRDFLLKPEILRAIVDCGFEHPSEVQHECIPQAVLGMDILCQAKSGMGKTAVFVLATLQQLEPADNNTCHVLVMCHTRELAFQISKEYERFSKYMPTVKVAVFFGGLAIQKDEETLKSGTPHIVVGTPGRILALIRNKKLNLKHLKHFVLDECDKMLEQLDMRRDVQEIFRSSPHGKQVMMFSATLSKDIRPVCKKFMQDPMEVYVDDEAKLTLHGLQQHYVNLKENEKNKKLFELLDVLEFNQVVIFVKSVQRCVALAMLLTEQNFPAIGIHRGMTQEERLNRYQQFKDFQKRILVATNLFGRGMDIERVNIVFNYDMPEDSDTYLHRVARAGRFGTKGLAITFVSDDNDAKILNEVQDRFDVNISELPEEIDLSTYIEGR; encoded by the exons atggcCGATAATGACGATCTTCTCGACTACGAGGATGAGGAGCAGACTGAGACCACTGCGGTCGAGAACCAGGAGGCGCCAAAGAAAGATGTCAAGGGCACTTACGTCTCCATACACAGTTCTGGCTTCCGTGATTTTCTGCTGAAACCAGAAATTTTGCGTGCCATTGTCGACTGTGGTTTTGAGCATCCATCCGAAG TTCAGCACGAGTGCATTCCGCAGGCTGTACTCGGCATGGATATTCTCTGTCAGGCTAAGTCAGGTATGGGCAAGACGGCTGTCTTCGTGCTCGCCACGCTGCAGCAGCTCGAGCCCGCCGACAACAACACCTGTCATGTGTTGGTCATGTGTCACACACGCGAGCTGGCATTCCAGATTAGCAAGGAGTATGAGCGTTTCTCCAAGTATATGCCCACAGTCAAG GTGGCTGTCTTCTTTGGCGGTTTGGCCATACAAAAGGACGAGGAGACCCTCAAGAGCGGCACTCCTCATATCGTGGTCGGCACACCCGGTCGCATTCTGGCCCTGATACGGAACAAGAAACTGAATCTGAAGCATTTGAAGCATTTTGTACTTGACGAGTGCGACAAGATGCTGGAGCAGCTAG ATATGCGCAGGGATGTGCAGGAAATTTTCCGTAGCTCACCCCACGGAAAGCAAGTGATGATGTTCTCTGCCACATTGAGCAAGGACATACGTCCCGTGTGCAAAAAGTTTATGCAAGAT CCCATGGAGGTGTACGTCGACGATGAGGCCAAGCTGACTCTGCATGGCCTGCAGCAGCACTACGTTAATCTCAAGGAGAACGAGAAGAACAAGAAGCTGTTCGAGTTGCTCGATGTGCTCGAGTTCAACCAG GTGGTTATTTTTGTCAAGTCGGTACAACGTTGTGTGGCCCTGGCGATGCTGCTGACCGAGCAGAATTTCCCAGCCATTGGAATCCATCGCGGCATGACACAGGAGGAACGGTTGAATCGGTATCAGCAATTCAAGGATTTCCAAAAGCGCATTTTGGTGGCCACCAATCTGTTTGGCCGCGGCATGGACATTGAACGTGTGAACATTGTGTTCAACTATGATATGCCCGAGGACTCCGACACCTATCTGCATCGTGTTGCCCGTGCGGGTCGTTTCGGTACCAAGGGTCTGGCCATTACCTTCGTCTCGGACGATAACGATGCAAAGATACTTAACGAAGTACAGGATCGTTTCGATGTCAACATTAGTGAGCTGCCGGAGGAGATTGACCTGTCCACATACA TTGAGGGACGCTAG
- the LOC4818078 gene encoding glycoprotein endo-alpha-1,2-mannosidase, which translates to MLLKKYVKTRRKVKIVLLLAIVGLLVITIIVLGSTGRNAAIELLLDERFIARAYRPGDKHQQQQQPLQEQKQPPVAAVGLLQPQRENGVIVPEKYDEHKIKARIIQNRLDQIKQQQQHDHEAEQSRTTLEVATTAVHIFYTAPVPWYKSKKPPPPPAEHPNDMPLTTTPKAVRILNTAFYPALGLYKPSVSLLSQHFENIRSCGIGVLILSFTGKPAETTLLHQIIDLAPQHNLTVTFELSVAGNQSVEYVRQQLQEIAGFASLPGFYRVWSQSRGAAMPVLYVSNAYKLSDSLGRLLCRTPSQVDPDGLRRVLDGFFIGHIRLKSHADVMRRLCFDGFYSKLPSNGAVFASTWKNWSYLKSYAQSYKMMFVPTVGPGFAERNKFPRHGDIQRHRSNGRYYGVAWRTAILNHVGFINIASYNNWPDGSQIEEVMPRAGFLDYNPGSRTKYLDLTAHWVGNFLKTRQEAAAAAAPASPQNCYELLNGTIC; encoded by the exons ATGCTGCTGAAAAAGTATGTGAAAACCCGACGCAAGGTGAAgattgtgctgctgctggcgattGTGGGTCTGCTCGTAATCACCATCATTGTGCTGGGCTCCACTGGCCGCAATGCTGCcatcgagctgctgctggacgaACGATTTATTGCACGGGCATATCGGCCTGGTGAcaagcaccaacagcagcagcagccgttgcAGGAGCAAAAGCAGCCGCCTGTGGCGGCGGTGGGTCTGCTGCAGCCGCAGAGGGAGAATGGTGTGATTGTGCCGGAAAAGTACGACGAACATAAGATCAAGGCGCGCATCATACAGAACCGACTGGACCAGataaagcagcaacagcagcacgaCCACGAGGCAGAGCAGTCGCGTACCACCCTGGAGGTGGCAACCACGGCCGTGCACATATTCTACACGGCCCCAGTGCCCTGGTACAAGTCCAAgaagccaccgccaccgcccgcTGAGCATCCGAATGATATGCCCCTGACGACGACACCCAAGGCGGTGCGAATACTCAACACTGCCTTCTATCCGGCTTTGGGTCTGTACAAGCCCAGCGTGTCGCTGCTCTCACAGCACTTTGAGAACATCCGTAGTTGCGGCATTGGCGTGCTCATCCTCAGCTTCACGGGCAAGCCGGCGGAGACGACCCTTCTCCATCAGATCATTGACCTGGCCCCGCAGCACAATCTGACCGTTACCTTTGAACTGAGCGTGGCCGGGAATCAAAGTGTGGAGTATGTGCGCCAGCAGTTGCAGGAGATTGCCGGCTTCGCCAGCCTACCTGGCTTCTATCGGGTGTGGAGTCAGTCGCGTGGGGCCGCCATGCCCGTTCTGTATGTGAGCAATGCCTACAAGCTGAGCGACAGCCTGGGACGACTGCTATGTCGGACACCGTCGCAAGTGGATCCCGACGGACTGCGGCGAGTGCTGGATGGTTTCTTTATAGGGCACATAAG ACTCAAGAGTCATGCGGATGTGATGCGTCGCCTCTGCTTCGATGGCTTCTACAGCAAACTGCCCAGCAATGGAGCTGTATTCGCCAGCACCTGGAAGAACTGGTCGTATCTGAAATCGTATGCCCAGTCATACAAAATGATGTTTGTGCCGACAGTGGGTCCCGGGTTTGCGGAAAGAAATAAATTCCCCCGCCATGGGGATATACAGAGGCATCGCAGCAATGGACGC TATTATGGCGTGGCCTGGCGTACGGCTATACTCAATCATGTGGGCTTCATCAATATAGCCAGCTATAACAATTGGCCCGATGGCAGCCAGATTGAGGAGGTGATGCCGCGTGCCGGCTTCCTGGACTACAATCCTGGTTCGAGGACCAAGTATTTGGATCTGACGGCCCACTGGGTCGGTAATTTTCTAAAGACACGTCAGGAggcggctgcagcagctgcccccGCATCGCCCCAGAACTGTTACGAGCTCCTCAATGGGACAATTTGCTAG
- the tomb gene encoding uncharacterized protein tomb codes for MNPFPSALTTRVIAAPVKTAAGRRQPRTPKTPKESTIKGCACKRTSCIKNYCDCYQSMRICHEFCKCVDCKNSVERPLVTDNLPKNSRRQRASAVAAKVEAGVLKVGLKPAPTTPSKVIVQGKRNQPGDQPIIPLGVRIVPKPTPMKLLPDKPRGMPQEPVIIQMPQPQHQLKQLTNEPRHHVVPKFRPDQDRLMSQSMPESQAWCGSPPQSSVIVSSPSCEVTEAEKENTEEKKSKELNLFIQPVNTTLLECMLIQATEAEQLGLSDIQVGQLVLSEFFKGLQLIYDTSCGKKAE; via the exons ATGAATCCATTTCCAAGTGCGCTCACAACAAGAGTTATAGCTGCCCCGGTAAAAACAGCTGCAGGACGTCGCCAGCCTCGGACACCAAAGACACCGAAGGAGTCCACCATCAAGGGATGTGCGTGCAAGCGTACCTCGTGCATTAAGAATTACTGCGACTGCTATCAGTCCATGAGGATTTGCCATGAGTTTTGCAAATGTGTTG ATTGCAAAAACTCGGTGGAGCGTCCGCTTGTTACCGACAATCTGCCAAAGAACTCCAGACGGCAACGTGCTAGCGCAGTGGCTGCCAAAGTCGAGGCTGGCGTCCTGAAGGTTGGCCTAAAGCCGGCACCTACAACGCCGTCCAAGGTCATCGTACAGGGTAAAAGAAACCAGCCTGGAGATCAGCCCATCATCCCATTAGGAGTACGTATTGTCCCGAAGCCCACGCCCATGAAACTGCTCCCCGACAAACCACGTGGAATGCCCCAAGAGCCGGTTATAATCCaaatgccacagccacagcatcaGTTGAAGCAGCTAACAAATGAACCTCGTCATCATGTCGTTCCCAAGTTTCGTCCCGATCAGGACAGGTTGATGAGCCAGAGCATGCCTGAGAGCCAGGCATGGTGTGGCTCTCCGCCTCAGTCTTCAGTTATCGTCTCCTCGCCCAGTTGCGAGGTAACGGAGGCAGAGAAGGAGAACAcggaagagaagaaaagcaAGGAACTCAATCTGTTCATACAGCCCGTCAATACGACACTGCTCGAGTGCATGCTGATCCAGGCCACAGAGGCGGAGCAGCTGGGATTGAGTGATATCCAGGTGGGCCAACTGGTCCTCAGCGAATTCTTCAAGGGCTTGCAGCTCATTTACGATACCTCCTGTGGCAAGAAGGCGGAATAG